In the genome of Streptomyces sp. P3, the window CGCGGACTGGATCGCGGACATCCTCCTCGCCCGGACCGGCGCCGAGTTCTACACGAAGTGGCTGACCGGCGGTGAGAAGTGGAGGTCGCCCGAGCTCGACGAGGCGTGGACGACCTGGCGCGCCCTCATGGGCGACGGGGTGCGGGGCGCGGCCGTCCGCAACTTCGGCGAGGCGGCCGCGGGAATGACCACGGCGCCCCCCAGGTGCTCCCTCGCGCACGGCGCGCTGTCCGCCATGGGGTTCGACAAGGGACAAGCCCACGACTTCGTGACCTCGTCCCCGACGCGCCGGCTGGAGGTCTCGGCGGACTTCGTCGGCATGTTCACCGACGGCAACCCGAGCGCCGAGGCGTTGATCGCCTTCCTCGCCGGGACGAAGGCCCAGCAGCTGTGGGTGGACCAGGAAGCGGGCGCGGCCTTCTCCGCCGACGGTCACGTCACCCGCTACGCCACCTCGGTGCAGCAGCGGATAGCGGGGATGCTCCGGCCGCACTCCGGCTACACCCTGTGCTTCGGCGCCGCCGACGCGATGACGCCCGACGTGTCGGCCGCCTTCTACCGGGCCGTCCTCGACTACGCGACCGCCGCCACGAAGGACCCCGACCGGTACCTCGCGGATCTCGACCAGGTCCAGAAGAAGCTGGGAAGTTCCCCCGTTCCCCGCGAAAAGCTCTGCGCCGGCCCGAGCTGAGGCCGTGGCCCCCGACCTCGCCCTCGCCCCGGTCCGAGCCCCGGGCTCCCGGCCCCCGGCCCTCGGCCGAATCTTCGTCCGGAGGCGCACGTCCTTCGGTCAGCGGGTCACCAGGAGTCCCCGGCTGCGCAGCACCCGCCGTTCCAGCGGGCTGAAGATCAGCAGGTCGATGGCGATGCCGACGAGCAGGATCAGGAAGATGGCCAGGAACACCTGCGGCATGCTCGAGTTGCTGCGTCCGTTCTCCAGCAGCTGACCGAGACCGACGCCCAGGTCGGGCGAGGAGGCGATGATCTCGGCGGCCATCAGCGACCGCCAGGCGAACGCCCAGCCCTGCTTCAGACCCGCCAGATAGCCGGGGAGCGCCGCCGGCATCACGATGTGCCGGGCCCCGCGCAGCCCGGTCGCGCCCAGGGTGCGCCCGGCCCGCAGGAACAGCGGCGGGATCTGGTCGACGCCCGCCACGAGGCCGTTGGCGACGGACGGCACCGCGCCCAGCAGGATCACGGCGTACATCATCGAGTCGTCCAGGCCGAGCCAGATCACGGCGGGCGGCACCCACGCCACCGACGGCAGCGACTGCAGTCCCGACAGGACGGGGCCGATGGCGGCCCGGACGAACCGAACCCGGGCGACCAGCAGGCCCAGCGGGGTGCCGATGACGAGCGCCAGCAGGAAGCCGAGCAGCCCGCGCGAGACGCTGGTCCAGATGTAGTCGAACAGGGTGCCCTGCACCCAGGCGTCGTGGATCTCGCCCCCCACGTCGGCCGGCGAGGGCAGTTTGTAGTCGGGGGCCACCTCGAACCACACCAGCAGCTGCCAGACCGCCATCACCAGGACGACGGCGGTGACGGGCGGCAGCACCTTGCGCAGCAGGGTCTCGCGCAGCGGCGTACGCGTGGTCTGCACCGTGTCCAGCGCGTCGAGTCCGGCCTCGA includes:
- a CDS encoding ABC transporter permease, which codes for MAGTDSGVAVNEDGHPEAARPGDPHDLTGLEAGLDALDTVQTTRTPLRETLLRKVLPPVTAVVLVMAVWQLLVWFEVAPDYKLPSPADVGGEIHDAWVQGTLFDYIWTSVSRGLLGFLLALVIGTPLGLLVARVRFVRAAIGPVLSGLQSLPSVAWVPPAVIWLGLDDSMMYAVILLGAVPSVANGLVAGVDQIPPLFLRAGRTLGATGLRGARHIVMPAALPGYLAGLKQGWAFAWRSLMAAEIIASSPDLGVGLGQLLENGRSNSSMPQVFLAIFLILLVGIAIDLLIFSPLERRVLRSRGLLVTR